In Corvus moneduloides isolate bCorMon1 chromosome 3, bCorMon1.pri, whole genome shotgun sequence, one DNA window encodes the following:
- the BPNT1 gene encoding 3'(2'),5'-bisphosphate nucleotidase 1: MASPALLMRVVASAYSVAEKAATIVRNVMSAGDLGIVEKAGPNDLQTKADRLVQMSICASLARKFPKVTIIGEEELPTDDVTEDLIEDGHCEEILKKPCPAQYTGIKEEELVIWVDPLDGTKEYTEGLLDHVTVLIGIAYGGKAIAGVINQPYYNYEAGANAVLGRTIWGVLGMGAFGFQLTEAPAGKHIVVTTRSHSSALVNECITALNPDAVIRVGGAGNKIIQLIEGKASAYVFASPGCKKWDTCAPEAILHAVGGKITDIRGNPFQYNKEVKHMNSAGVLATLRNYDYYASRIPNTVKESLVP; this comes from the exons ATggcttctccagctctcctcaTGCGTGTGGTGGCCTCTGCATATTCTGTTGCGGAGAAAGCTGCAACAATTGTTAGGAATGTGATGTCTGCAGGAGACCTGGGCATAGTGGAGAAG GCTGGACCCAATGACTTGCAGACCAAAGCTGACCGACTGGTACAAATGAGCATTTGTGCTTCCCTGGCACGGAAGTTTCCCAAGGTGACAATCATAGGAGAAGAA GAACTGCCCACTGATGATGTAACTGAGGATTTAATTGAAGATGGTCACTGTgaagaaatactgaagaaacCTTGTCCTGCTCAGTACACAGGAATTAAAGAGGAAGAG cTTGTAATATGGGTTGATCCCTTGGATGGAACCAAAGAGTACACTGAAG GTCTCCTTGACCACGTAACGGTTCTTATTGGAATTGCCTATGGAGGCAAAGCAATAGCAGGAGTTATTAACCAGCCATATTACAACTATGAG GCAGGAGCTAATGCTGTGTTGGGCAGGACAATctggggagtgctgggcatGGGTGCCTTTGGCTTTCAGCTCACAGAAGCACCTGCTGGCAAACACATCGTTGTTACCACCCGCTcccacagcagtgccctggtAAATGAGTGCATCACTGCCTTGAACCCAGACGCTGTCATCAGAGTTGGAGGAGCAGGAAACAAG ATCATTCAACTTATAGAAGGCAAAGCATCTGCTTATGTATTTGCCAGTCCTGGGTGCAAGAAGTGGGATACATGTGCACCTGAAGCTATCCTACATGCTGTGGGAG GCAAGATAACTGATATCCGTGGAAATCCATTTCAGTATAACAAGGAGGTGAAGCACATGAATTCAGCTGGGGTCCTTGCCACTTTGAGAAATTATGACTACTATGCCAGTCGTATTCCAAACACTGTGAAAGAATCTCTTGTGCCTTAA
- the IARS2 gene encoding isoleucine--tRNA ligase, mitochondrial produces MLRAWRAPALARARAGAARGWARSAASEAAAESREDSRYRDTVLLPRSRFPAQLPGRLQPETELETQQKCGFSELYSWQRQRKAKQEFCLHDGPPYANGDPHVGHALNKILKDITNRFHVMRGYKVHYVPGWDCHGLPIELKALSEVKGAENLSPMEIRQRARAFAERAIEKQKSAFIRWGVMADWASCYLTFDPKYEANQLRVFCKMYDKGLIYRDYKPVFWSPSTKTALAEAELEYNEQHVSRSVYMKFPLLKSPPKLTSVIDGSSPASVLVWTTQPWTVPANQAVCYMPDSAYSIVKCATTGQRFILAADRVESTAAVLDTQFEVISTCKGADLADGSCAHPTIPGRVSPLLPANHVTMTKGTGLVHTAPAHGMEDYSVASHHQLPTDCLVDESGYFTEAAGPELKSKNVLEEGNEAVIKMLQAAGSLLKEEKYVHSYPYDWRTKKPMIIRASKQWFVNTADVKAAAQDVLKKVKVIPTSAMNRMLEMLDRRTFWCISRQRCWGVPIPVFYQKSTGECLINSETITDVIKIVEQQGTDAWWTLPIEQLLSKEAVAKAGGRDVSDYVKGQDVLDIWFDSGTSWAHVLEGAEQRADTYLEGKDQLGGWFQSSLLTSVAARKKAPYKTLVVHGFTLGEKGEKMSKSIGNVVDPDVVINGGDDHTKDPPYGADVLRWWVAESNVFTEVLIGPVVLSAARDDINKLRNTLRFMLGNVEGFNPETDAIPPAEMYIVDQYMLHLLQEYSSKVTEAYKQYDYSKVVRLLQAFCSRNLSNFYFSMIKDRLYCEEAKDPKRRSCQTVLAEALDIVVRSFAPILPHLAEEVFQYIPYKKDSEGVFRTGWINASSAWKKPGIEEAIEGACAMRDSFLGSISGKNALEYEAIIVIEPGLLFELMEALQAEETSSVSQLNEIMMASQTTLLSEFPKETPSDANIIKGTFLINLEGGDICEQSSYKVIARPSAKAKCPRCRRYTAESSSTPCPRCLQVLAAGKGST; encoded by the exons ATGCTTCGGGCCTGGCGGGCGCCGGCGCTGGCGCGggcccgggccggggccgcccggggCTGGGCGCGCTCCGCCGCCTCGGAGGCCGCGGCCGAGAGCCGGGAGGACTCCCGGTACAGGGACACGGTGCTGCTGCCGCGCAGCCGCTTCCCCGCGCAGCTCCCGGGGCGGCTGCAGCCCGAGACAGAGCTGGAGACGCAGCAG AAATGTGGTTTTTCGGAACTGTACTCATggcaaaggcaaagaaaagcaaaacaggaatTCTGTCTGCATGACGGACCACCTTATGCCAACGGAGACCCTCATGTTGGCCATGCATtaaacaaa attttgaaagaCATCACCAATCGCTTCCATGTGATGAGAGGTTATAAAGTGCATTATGTGCCAGGGTGGGATTGCCATGGATTGCCAATTGAGTTGAAGGCGCTGTCAGAAGTCAAAGGAGCTGAAAATCTTTCACCAATGGAAATTCGGCAGAGAG CCAGAGCATTTGCAGAAAGAGCAattgagaaacagaaatctgcCTTCATTCGTTGGGGTGTAATGGCAGATTGGGCCAGCTGCTACCTTACATTTGACCCAAAGTATGAAGCAAATCAGCTGAGAGTCTTCTGCAAGATGTATGATAAG GGTTTAATTTATCGGGACTATAAACCTGTGTTCTGGTCCCCTTCAACAAA AACAGCCTTGGCTGAGGCAGAACTCGAGTACAACGAGCAGCACGTCAGTCGCTCTGTGTACATGAAATTTCCGCTGCTGAAGTCGCCACCTAAGCTGACTTCTGTGATAG ATGGATCATCCCCTGCTAGTGTGCTAGTCTGGACCACGCAACCTTGGACTGTGCCAGCCAATCAAGCAGTTTGTTACATGCCAGACTCAGC ATACTCAATTGTAAAATGTGCAACAACTGGACAACGCTTCATCCTTGCTGCAGATAGAGTTGAATCTACAGCTGCTGTTCTGGACACACAGTTTGAGGTTATATCAACGTGTAAAG GTGCAGATTTGGCAGATGGTTCTTGTGCTCATCCCACCATTCCTGGCAGAGTCTCTCCTCTGTTACCTGCAAATCATGTGACAATGACAAAAGGGACAGGATTAGttcacacagccccagctcatGGTATGGAAGATTACAGCGTAGCTTCCCACCATCAACTACCTACG GATTGCCTTGTGGACGAAAGCGGGTATTTTACAGAAGCAGCAGGTCCTGAACTTAAAAGCAAGAATGTCCTTGAAGAGGGAAATGAAGCTG TCATTAAAATGCTTCAAGCAGCTGGGAGTTTGTTAAAAGAGGAGAAGTACGTGCACAGTTACCCCTATGACTGGAGGACTAAAAAACCAATGATTATTCGTGCCAGCAAACAGTGGTTTGTAAACACAGCAGATGTGaaggctgcagcacag GATGTGCTGAAAAAAGTGAAAGTCATCCCTACGTCTGCAATGAACAGAATGCTGGAGATGCTGGACAGAAGGACGTTCTGGTGCATATCGCGGCAAAGGTGCTGGGGCGTCCCGATTCCTGTTTTTTATCAGAAGAGCACGGGAGAATGCTTGATCAACAG TGAAACCATCACAGATGTCATCAAAATAGTGGAGCAGCAGGGGACAGATGCGTGGTGGACCCTTCCTATTGAACAACTCCTGTCAAAAGAGGCCGTAGCAAAG GCTGGTGGTCGTGATGTTTCAGATTATGTCAAGGGACAGGATGTCCTAGACATTTGGTTTGAcagtggaacttcctgggctCATGTTTTGGAAG GTGCAGAGCAAAGAGCAGATACATACCTGGAAGGAAAAGACCAGCTGGGAGGCTGGTTTCAGTCATCTCTCTTAACCAGTGTGGCAGCAAGGAAAAAGGCACCATACAA GACTCTGGTGGTTCATGGCTTTACTCTTGGCGAGAAAGGGGAGAAGATGTCCAAATCTATTGGCAACGTGGTTGACCCTGACGTCGTTATCAATGGAGGCGAT GATCACACCAAGGATCCTCCCTATGGTGCCGACGTTCTCCGCTGGTGGGTGGCGGAATCCAATGTTTTCACTGAGGTGCTGATTGGGCCTGTGGTGCTCAGTGCTGCCAGAGATGACATCAACAAG CTCCGGAACACGCTACGCTTCATGCTGGGAAACGTGGAGGGCTTCAATCCAGAGACAGATGCCATCCCCCCTGCAGAGATGTACATAGTGGATCAATACATGCTGCATTTACTGCAGGAATATAGCAGCAAG GTTACAGAAGCCTACAAACAATATGATTATAGCAAAGTTGTTCGACTGCTGCAAGCATTCTGTTCCAGAAACTTGTCTAACTTCTATTTCAGCATGATCAAGGACAG GCTCTACTGCGAAGAAGCAAAGGATCCTAAGCGTCGTTCGTGTCAAACTGTGTTGGCAGAGGCTTTGGACATCGTTGTCCGCTCCTTTGCACCCATCCTGCCCCACTTGGCAGAGGAGGTTTTCCAGTACATCCCTTACAAGAAAG aTTCAGAAGGTGTGTTTCGTACTGGCTGGATTAATGCAAGCTCAGCATGGAAGAAGCCGGGCATTGAGGAAGCAATAGAAGGTGCATGTGCAATGAGAGACTCTTTCCTTGGGTCCATCTCTGGCAAGAATGCTTTGGAATACGAAGCCATCATTGTAATTGAGCCTGGATTGCTGTTTGAATTAATGGAG gcactgcaggctgAAGAAACTTCCAGTGTTTCCCAGCTGAATGAGATAATGATGGCTTCCCAGACAACCCTGCTGAGCGAGTTCCCCAAAGAAACACCTTCAGATGCAAACATCATAAAAGGGACCTTTCTGATTAACTTGGAAG GTGGTGACATCTGTGAACAATCTTCGTACAAAGTTATAGCCCGACCCAGTGCCAAAGCAAAATGCCCTCGCTGCAGGAGATACACAGCTGAGTCCTCAAGCACTCCCTGCCCACGGTGCCTCCAAGTCCTTGCTGCTGGAAAGGGGAGCACATGA